Proteins co-encoded in one Arthrobacter sp. ERGS1:01 genomic window:
- a CDS encoding MFS transporter: MSARSVASSRKAKRKPAPKGLVLGICCLSLLIVSMDATIVNVALPSIGREFRTSVSQLQWTVDGYTLAVASFLLLSGSMADRYGRRRVFQIGLFVFSIGSLLCSLAPTIGFLVAARVIQGLGGSMLNPVAMSIITNTFTDRKERARAVGVWGAVVGVSMAFGPLVGGALTESVGWRAVFWVNIPIGLAAIVLTAAFVPESRAARARKFDPLGQGLVLAALVALVYGLIEAPGTGWGSPRIVALFAVAAAAVVVLVWHEGRTPEPFIDLRFFRSVPFTSATLTAVLGFSSWGAFLFINALYLQDVRGLSPFNTGLYMLPLALATLVFSLLSGRLVGRFGTRPSLVSAGLLLAASGVSMTFLGTHTSNAALFSSYILFGLGFGMLNAPITTTAVSGMPLSQAGVAAGLASTSRQAGISLGVALAGTVTGVGAAHAISASFAAATHPLWWIVIGCGLAIAALGILATTAWARASTERIGPLLTEPQPTDA, translated from the coding sequence ATGTCCGCACGCAGCGTGGCCTCCAGTCGAAAAGCGAAGCGAAAACCTGCACCCAAGGGGTTGGTGCTGGGCATCTGCTGCCTGAGCCTGCTGATCGTTTCCATGGACGCCACGATCGTCAATGTGGCGCTGCCGAGCATTGGCCGCGAGTTCCGCACCTCCGTCTCGCAACTCCAGTGGACGGTGGACGGCTACACCCTGGCCGTGGCCAGTTTCCTGCTGTTGTCCGGCTCCATGGCCGATCGCTACGGCCGGCGCCGGGTGTTCCAGATCGGCTTGTTCGTCTTCAGCATCGGATCGCTGTTGTGCAGCCTGGCCCCGACCATCGGCTTCCTGGTCGCGGCCCGCGTCATCCAGGGCCTGGGCGGGTCCATGCTGAATCCCGTGGCCATGTCCATCATCACCAACACGTTTACGGACCGGAAGGAGAGGGCCCGCGCGGTGGGCGTGTGGGGTGCCGTGGTGGGCGTGTCCATGGCGTTCGGCCCGCTCGTGGGCGGGGCGCTGACGGAAAGCGTTGGCTGGCGGGCGGTGTTTTGGGTCAACATTCCCATCGGCCTTGCCGCGATCGTTCTGACGGCGGCCTTCGTGCCCGAATCCCGGGCCGCCCGGGCGCGCAAGTTCGATCCGCTGGGCCAGGGCCTGGTCCTGGCGGCGCTCGTGGCCCTCGTGTACGGGCTGATCGAGGCACCCGGGACCGGTTGGGGTTCTCCGCGCATCGTGGCCCTGTTCGCGGTGGCGGCGGCCGCCGTCGTCGTCCTGGTTTGGCATGAGGGCAGGACCCCGGAGCCGTTCATCGACCTGCGGTTCTTTCGCAGCGTCCCCTTCACCTCTGCAACGCTGACGGCCGTGCTCGGGTTTTCCTCGTGGGGCGCATTCCTGTTCATCAACGCCCTGTACCTGCAGGACGTGCGCGGCCTTTCACCCTTCAACACGGGCCTCTACATGCTCCCGCTGGCCCTGGCCACGCTGGTCTTTTCGCTGCTGTCCGGGCGCCTGGTGGGGAGGTTCGGCACCCGTCCGTCGCTGGTCAGCGCGGGGCTCCTGCTGGCCGCGAGCGGGGTGAGCATGACGTTCCTGGGCACGCACACATCCAACGCTGCGCTGTTCAGCTCGTACATCCTGTTTGGTCTGGGCTTCGGCATGCTCAACGCCCCCATTACGACGACGGCGGTCTCCGGCATGCCGCTGTCCCAGGCGGGCGTCGCGGCGGGGCTGGCGTCGACTAGCCGGCAGGCGGGCATCTCGCTGGGCGTGGCGCTGGCCGGAACCGTGACGGGGGTGGGCGCCGCCCACGCCATCTCGGCATCCTTTGCGGCGGCGACCCACCCGCTGTGGTGGATCGTGATTGGCTGCGGGCTGGCCATTGCGGCGCTCGGCATTCTCGCCACCACCGCCTGGGCCCGGGCCAGCACGGAGAGAATCGGCCCGCTGCTGACCGAACCGCAGCCCACCGACGCCTGA
- a CDS encoding heavy-metal-associated domain-containing protein, which translates to MNSHTTTVNVSGMTCGHCISSVTEELTELKGVQDVAVELNSGGLSEVTITSTLTLDPAEIGEAIAEAGYLMVATNA; encoded by the coding sequence ATGAACAGCCACACCACCACCGTCAACGTCTCCGGCATGACCTGCGGACACTGCATCAGCTCCGTCACCGAGGAGCTGACCGAACTCAAGGGCGTGCAGGACGTCGCCGTCGAGCTGAACTCCGGCGGCCTCTCGGAAGTCACCATCACCTCAACCCTGACCCTGGACCCGGCCGAGATCGGCGAAGCCATCGCCGAAGCCGGCTACCTCATGGTCGCCACCAACGCCTAA
- a CDS encoding carbohydrate ABC transporter permease, producing the protein MVVFLGLPLAIYLVFVISPFVQAVYYSMTSWGGFNNNMPFVGFDNYVKLFNDDIFMLSVRNSITLAIFLPVITVILSLILATLVTIGGSSRGQIKGLKGAGFYRIVSFFPYVIPAVVIGLIWAQIYDPSSGLLNGMLTGLGLDGFASYAWLGDPRTAMIASMVVIVWGFVGFYMILFIAAIKGIPAETFEAARIDGAGRFRTAITITIPLIRDNIQTAYVYMGILALDAFVYMSVLNSTGGPANSTLVMSQKLFSTAFQKGQFGLACAMGVVLAAITLIFSALVFLVNRLTGGSKDVSE; encoded by the coding sequence ATGGTGGTCTTTTTGGGACTGCCGTTGGCGATCTATCTGGTCTTCGTCATCTCGCCGTTTGTCCAAGCGGTGTACTACTCGATGACCAGCTGGGGCGGCTTCAACAACAACATGCCGTTCGTTGGCTTCGACAACTACGTCAAGCTCTTCAATGACGACATTTTCATGCTTTCGGTCCGCAACAGCATCACCCTGGCCATCTTCCTGCCCGTGATCACCGTGATCCTGAGCCTGATCCTGGCCACACTCGTCACGATCGGCGGCAGCAGCCGCGGCCAGATCAAGGGACTCAAGGGTGCCGGTTTCTACCGCATCGTCTCCTTCTTCCCCTACGTGATTCCCGCCGTCGTCATCGGCCTCATCTGGGCACAGATCTACGACCCCAGCTCAGGTTTGCTCAACGGCATGCTCACCGGCCTCGGCCTCGACGGCTTTGCCTCCTACGCCTGGCTCGGTGACCCCCGCACGGCCATGATCGCCTCCATGGTGGTCATTGTCTGGGGCTTCGTTGGCTTCTACATGATCCTGTTCATCGCGGCCATCAAGGGAATCCCGGCCGAGACGTTCGAGGCTGCGCGCATTGACGGTGCCGGGCGTTTCCGCACGGCCATCACCATCACGATCCCGCTGATCCGTGACAACATCCAGACGGCGTACGTATACATGGGCATCCTGGCCCTGGACGCGTTTGTCTACATGTCGGTGTTGAACTCCACCGGCGGTCCCGCCAACTCCACCCTGGTCATGTCGCAGAAGCTGTTCTCCACCGCATTCCAGAAGGGCCAATTCGGCCTGGCTTGTGCCATGGGCGTGGTGCTGGCGGCAATCACATTGATCTTCTCGGCGCTCGTCTTCCTGGTGAACCGCCTCACGGGCGGCAGCAAGGATGTGTCTGAATAA
- a CDS encoding metal-sensitive transcriptional regulator, giving the protein MTTTEEELAGPHGYSEEKQAYLRRLKRAEGQVRGIARMVEEDKYCIDILTQIAAVNKALHAVSIGLLDDHIAHCVVGAANESATTGNPEIVSEKVAEATAAISRLLRS; this is encoded by the coding sequence ATGACCACCACAGAAGAAGAGCTCGCGGGCCCGCACGGCTACAGCGAGGAAAAGCAGGCTTATCTGCGACGCCTCAAGCGCGCCGAGGGCCAGGTCCGCGGGATCGCCCGCATGGTCGAGGAAGACAAATACTGCATCGACATCCTGACGCAGATCGCCGCCGTCAATAAGGCCCTGCACGCCGTGAGCATCGGCCTGCTGGACGACCACATCGCCCATTGCGTGGTGGGGGCGGCCAACGAATCCGCCACAACCGGCAACCCGGAGATCGTCTCCGAAAAGGTCGCCGAAGCCACCGCCGCCATTTCCCGCCTACTCAGGAGCTAA
- a CDS encoding dihydrofolate reductase family protein: MRSISATMSVTLDGVVQGPGRPDEDTRGEFTLGGWAGQYNDAVMGQEMGKGMSKPGDMLFGHRTWRDFIGVWADAADGNPFTTYMNAATKYVASRTLKDADAWPNSILLSGEAVETVAALKATPGNDLVIIGSASLIRALHAAGLIDHYQLLIHPLTLGSGTRLFEGTAPLTEFELTGSVTTTKGVIIASYSRR, encoded by the coding sequence ATGCGATCGATCTCGGCAACCATGTCAGTCACCCTCGATGGAGTTGTCCAGGGTCCCGGCCGCCCGGACGAGGACACCCGCGGCGAGTTCACCCTCGGGGGCTGGGCCGGGCAGTACAACGACGCAGTCATGGGCCAGGAGATGGGCAAAGGCATGTCCAAGCCCGGTGACATGCTCTTCGGCCACCGGACCTGGCGGGACTTCATCGGCGTCTGGGCCGACGCAGCCGACGGCAACCCGTTCACCACGTACATGAACGCGGCCACGAAGTACGTCGCGTCCCGGACGCTCAAGGATGCCGACGCCTGGCCGAACTCGATCCTGCTGAGCGGGGAAGCCGTCGAGACGGTCGCCGCCCTCAAGGCCACGCCCGGAAACGACTTGGTGATCATCGGCAGCGCTTCGCTGATCCGCGCATTGCACGCCGCCGGCCTGATCGACCATTACCAGCTGCTGATCCACCCCTTGACCCTGGGCAGCGGAACCCGCCTGTTTGAGGGCACCGCACCGCTGACCGAGTTCGAGCTCACCGGCTCCGTCACCACCACCAAGGGAGTGATCATCGCCTCCTACTCCCGCCGGTAA
- a CDS encoding sugar isomerase domain-containing protein: protein MSESITTFSREVSSRLDALTQWAMDGGVAEAADALAQTLADGGVIQAFGTGHSEAFAMEIAGRAGGLIPTSKIALRDLVLHGTREVGVLDSLEGSVLERETGVAEELFDLSLVDPRDIFVIASNSGVNGSIVGLALVAKERGHKVIAVTSLEHTNAVETKHPSGMRLSEIADIVIDNRAPFGDTTLEVSGGGGVGAVSSITAAYIAQLLTIETVQNLVRAGKKPPIYISANIPGGDEHNTALVGQYVGRLRRDA, encoded by the coding sequence ATGTCTGAATCCATCACCACCTTCAGCCGTGAGGTGTCATCCCGGCTGGATGCGCTGACCCAGTGGGCAATGGACGGCGGGGTTGCCGAGGCTGCCGATGCACTGGCCCAAACCCTGGCCGACGGCGGTGTCATTCAGGCTTTTGGTACCGGCCACTCCGAGGCGTTTGCCATGGAGATTGCCGGCCGCGCCGGCGGATTGATTCCCACCAGCAAGATCGCCCTGCGCGACCTGGTGCTGCACGGCACGCGCGAGGTTGGCGTGCTTGATTCCCTCGAGGGCTCCGTGCTGGAGCGCGAGACCGGTGTCGCCGAAGAACTTTTTGACCTCTCCCTGGTGGATCCGCGCGACATATTTGTCATCGCCTCCAACTCCGGAGTGAATGGATCCATTGTTGGTTTGGCCCTTGTTGCCAAGGAGCGCGGCCACAAAGTGATTGCCGTGACCAGCCTGGAGCACACCAACGCCGTCGAAACAAAACACCCAAGTGGTATGCGTCTCAGTGAGATTGCAGATATTGTTATCGATAACAGGGCGCCTTTCGGCGATACCACCCTTGAAGTTTCCGGCGGAGGAGGTGTTGGAGCGGTCTCATCGATCACGGCAGCGTACATAGCGCAGCTGCTGACCATTGAGACGGTCCAGAACCTTGTCCGAGCGGGGAAGAAACCGCCCATCTATATTTCGGCAAATATCCCGGGCGGGGACGAACACAATACCGCACTGGTAGGCCAGTATGTTGGCCGACTCAGGCGTGACGCGTGA
- a CDS encoding VC0807 family protein, with the protein MEQVDHEEIARALREHPAKKGVAFNIVVTVLEIGGGIGLFHLAKGAGASDVAAYLIGSIAPLLGALVVWARSRKFSGASAAIFAFVALSAVVAVVGRTDPKVLLYKDCATTALVGLVFGLSCVLMPRPVIFYFAQRYGTDGSREGMNAFDKMWLAYPGFRRGMYQISIIWAAIFLLQAGGTAVIVASTSFSTAYNWNQVLPIVAFVVAMALTVVISRRGQRAGREAAAAAANAGNPKDQSN; encoded by the coding sequence GTGGAGCAGGTAGACCACGAGGAGATCGCACGGGCGTTGAGGGAACACCCGGCGAAGAAGGGCGTGGCCTTCAATATTGTCGTCACGGTGTTGGAGATCGGCGGTGGCATTGGGCTTTTCCATCTCGCCAAAGGTGCCGGCGCGAGCGACGTTGCGGCGTACCTGATCGGCAGCATCGCTCCCCTGCTCGGCGCGTTGGTGGTGTGGGCCCGCTCGCGGAAGTTCAGCGGCGCCTCGGCGGCGATCTTCGCGTTCGTCGCGCTTTCCGCGGTTGTGGCCGTGGTGGGCAGGACTGATCCAAAAGTGTTGCTGTACAAGGATTGTGCGACGACGGCGCTGGTTGGCTTGGTCTTTGGGCTGTCCTGCGTGCTGATGCCCCGCCCGGTGATCTTTTATTTCGCCCAGCGGTACGGCACGGACGGCAGCCGCGAGGGGATGAACGCCTTCGACAAGATGTGGCTTGCCTACCCGGGATTTCGCCGCGGCATGTATCAGATCAGCATTATCTGGGCGGCGATCTTCCTCCTCCAGGCCGGCGGCACGGCCGTGATCGTCGCGTCCACATCCTTCTCGACGGCCTACAACTGGAACCAGGTCCTGCCGATCGTCGCGTTCGTTGTGGCGATGGCCCTGACGGTGGTCATCAGCCGCCGCGGCCAACGCGCCGGCCGCGAGGCTGCTGCCGCCGCAGCCAATGCTGGAAATCCCAAGGACCAATCCAACTGA
- the ngcE gene encoding N-acetylglucosamine/diacetylchitobiose ABC transporter substrate-binding protein — translation MTILNKPLQRRGFLRGALATAVLVPLGGALASCAGGSSSSTSSAPAGAVSATNPFGLAKTGALDAVIFKGGYGIDYVDFAGAILSKEFPGVTVKISPSTDIATELQPRFVGGNPPDLIDNSGAKAIGFSTILDQLEDLTTVTEANNLEGTKIADTLYAGVLAPGTFDGKVAAINYVLTVYAMWYSASLFKTNNWKVPTTWDEALALGAEAKKQGKYLFLWGKEAATYFQEMSIASAIKEGGDQVRLDLENLKPNAWSAPAIQSVFGALEKIIKAGYIKPGGSGTQFTAAQAQWSNNQDALLYPSGSWIENEMKDQTKADFQMTGAPVPVVSASPKIAQTGLHSAAGEPFIVPSKAVNVAAGKELLRVMLSKEAATNFAKTKLAPTVVKGTVPADGFGSTALVSQTAMLDGAKADIFTWNFIDLYGMNGDMLVPWNSFLDNKLDTAGLTKALQDITDKVANDSSVKKIEVK, via the coding sequence ATGACTATTTTGAACAAGCCTCTGCAGCGTCGCGGTTTCCTCCGCGGTGCACTGGCCACCGCGGTTCTCGTGCCCCTCGGCGGCGCACTGGCTTCCTGCGCCGGCGGCTCCTCTTCCTCGACGAGCTCCGCACCCGCCGGTGCCGTCTCCGCCACCAACCCGTTCGGCCTCGCCAAGACCGGCGCACTCGACGCCGTCATCTTCAAGGGCGGCTACGGCATCGACTACGTCGACTTCGCCGGCGCCATCCTCTCCAAGGAATTCCCGGGCGTGACGGTCAAGATCAGCCCGTCCACCGACATCGCCACGGAATTGCAGCCGCGTTTCGTCGGTGGCAACCCGCCGGACCTGATCGACAACTCCGGCGCCAAGGCCATCGGCTTCAGCACCATCCTGGACCAGCTCGAGGACCTCACCACCGTCACCGAGGCGAACAACCTCGAAGGCACCAAGATTGCCGACACCCTGTACGCCGGCGTGCTTGCTCCGGGCACGTTCGACGGCAAGGTTGCCGCCATCAACTACGTGCTGACGGTTTACGCAATGTGGTACTCGGCCAGCCTGTTCAAGACGAACAACTGGAAGGTTCCCACCACCTGGGACGAGGCGCTGGCACTGGGTGCCGAGGCCAAGAAGCAGGGCAAGTACCTGTTCCTGTGGGGCAAGGAAGCCGCAACCTACTTCCAGGAAATGTCCATCGCCTCCGCCATCAAGGAAGGCGGCGACCAGGTTCGCCTGGACCTGGAAAACCTCAAGCCCAACGCCTGGTCCGCTCCGGCCATCCAGAGCGTCTTCGGTGCACTCGAGAAGATCATCAAGGCCGGCTACATCAAGCCCGGCGGCTCCGGAACCCAGTTCACGGCCGCACAGGCACAGTGGTCCAACAACCAGGACGCCCTGCTGTACCCGTCCGGTTCCTGGATCGAGAACGAAATGAAGGACCAGACCAAGGCTGACTTCCAGATGACGGGTGCACCGGTTCCGGTTGTCTCCGCCAGCCCGAAGATCGCCCAGACCGGCCTGCACTCCGCAGCCGGCGAGCCCTTCATTGTCCCCTCCAAGGCTGTCAACGTGGCCGCAGGCAAGGAATTGCTGCGCGTCATGCTCTCCAAGGAAGCTGCCACCAACTTCGCCAAGACCAAGCTGGCTCCCACCGTCGTCAAGGGCACCGTCCCGGCCGACGGCTTCGGCTCCACCGCGCTGGTCTCCCAGACGGCCATGCTGGACGGCGCCAAGGCTGACATCTTCACCTGGAACTTCATTGACCTGTACGGCATGAACGGCGACATGCTCGTTCCCTGGAACTCCTTCCTGGACAACAAGCTCGACACCGCCGGCCTGACCAAGGCCCTGCAGGACATCACCGACAAGGTGGCCAACGACAGCTCGGTCAAGAAGATTGAAGTGAAGTGA
- a CDS encoding CGNR zinc finger domain-containing protein, whose product MVFANDTEVALVSAANLINTAPVGDPGTDSLEDLAELDDFVLREQFTGSRERTAGELAAVRAMREELRTIWTAPEDLAVTMVNALLARADALPQLVRHDQWDWHLHATAPAAPLAQRMGVEAAMALVDVIRSKELGRLKVCAAPDCRAVLIDLSKNRSRQYCDTGNCGNRAHVAAYRRRQLEKK is encoded by the coding sequence ATGGTCTTTGCCAATGACACGGAAGTGGCGCTGGTCTCCGCCGCGAATCTGATCAACACCGCCCCCGTGGGCGATCCGGGAACGGACAGCCTGGAGGACCTGGCGGAGCTCGACGACTTTGTGCTGCGGGAACAGTTCACCGGATCCCGAGAGCGGACCGCGGGCGAACTTGCGGCCGTGCGCGCCATGCGCGAGGAACTGCGCACCATCTGGACGGCACCCGAGGACCTGGCCGTCACCATGGTCAACGCCCTGCTGGCCCGGGCAGACGCACTCCCCCAGCTGGTCAGGCACGACCAATGGGACTGGCACCTGCACGCCACGGCCCCGGCCGCGCCGCTGGCCCAACGCATGGGCGTGGAGGCCGCCATGGCCCTGGTGGACGTGATCCGCAGCAAGGAGCTGGGCCGGCTGAAGGTCTGCGCGGCCCCGGATTGCCGGGCCGTGCTGATCGACCTGTCCAAGAACCGCTCCCGGCAGTACTGCGACACCGGGAACTGCGGCAACCGGGCCCACGTGGCCGCGTACCGGCGTCGTCAGCTGGAAAAGAAGTAG
- a CDS encoding dihydrofolate reductase family protein yields MTVRVDLNISLDGFATTTDATPENPFGEDWGRLVAAYTATRTFRERVLHDTSGEGTTGVDDKYGAAYFEGIGAEIMGAGMFGLHNFPDDPNWNGWWGDEPPFRVPVFVLTHTPRPPIEMANGTRFEFVSPGSPQEILERAQSVAGGMDVRIGGGPTVVREFLKAGLVDQLHVGITPILLGSGIRLWDDLRGLEAGHTVTTETDPSGTIHVTFRR; encoded by the coding sequence ATGACCGTTCGCGTCGACCTCAACATCTCGCTAGACGGCTTCGCCACGACCACCGACGCGACCCCCGAGAACCCGTTCGGCGAGGACTGGGGACGCCTGGTTGCGGCCTACACGGCCACCCGCACCTTCCGCGAGCGGGTGCTCCACGACACCAGCGGCGAGGGGACAACCGGCGTCGACGACAAGTACGGCGCCGCCTACTTCGAGGGCATCGGCGCGGAGATCATGGGCGCCGGGATGTTCGGGCTGCACAATTTTCCGGATGACCCCAACTGGAATGGCTGGTGGGGCGACGAGCCTCCCTTCCGCGTTCCCGTGTTCGTGCTGACCCACACTCCCCGCCCGCCGATCGAGATGGCAAACGGCACCAGGTTCGAGTTCGTGAGCCCGGGCAGCCCCCAGGAAATTCTGGAACGCGCGCAAAGCGTCGCCGGCGGAATGGATGTCCGCATTGGGGGCGGGCCCACTGTGGTTCGGGAGTTCCTGAAAGCAGGACTCGTCGATCAGTTGCACGTTGGCATCACGCCCATCCTGCTCGGAAGCGGGATCCGGCTCTGGGATGACCTGCGCGGGCTCGAGGCCGGCCACACCGTGACAACCGAGACGGATCCGAGCGGCACCATCCACGTCACCTTCCGACGCTGA
- a CDS encoding carbohydrate ABC transporter permease, translated as MLSLWSLMVLIPLAWTFMSSFKTTKEIFASPFALPQKWQFQNYVNAWNTAGIGSYFLNTVIVVGCALVLVMILGAMCAYVLARYVFPGSKAIYYLMLAGLTFPIFLAIVPLFFILKNIGLLGTLPGLIIVYVAFALPFTVFFLFSFFKALPHEIGEAAAIDGAGEWRTFFQVMLPMAKPGLASVAIFNFLGLWNQYLIPVAINAGNPNNWVLSQGIAAFAGQQGYAVDFGSLFAAAIIVVVPVLVAYIIFQRQLQGSVSAGTMK; from the coding sequence ATGCTCAGCCTGTGGTCGCTGATGGTGCTCATCCCGCTGGCCTGGACCTTCATGTCGTCCTTCAAGACGACCAAGGAGATCTTTGCCTCGCCGTTCGCACTGCCCCAGAAGTGGCAGTTCCAGAACTACGTCAACGCGTGGAACACCGCCGGAATCGGCAGCTACTTCCTGAATACGGTCATCGTGGTCGGTTGTGCGCTGGTGCTCGTGATGATCCTGGGTGCCATGTGTGCCTACGTCCTGGCACGCTACGTCTTTCCGGGCAGCAAGGCCATCTACTACCTGATGCTGGCCGGCCTGACGTTCCCGATCTTCCTGGCCATCGTGCCCCTGTTCTTCATCCTGAAGAACATTGGACTCCTGGGTACGCTGCCCGGACTGATCATTGTATACGTGGCGTTCGCGCTGCCGTTCACCGTGTTCTTCCTGTTCTCCTTCTTCAAGGCTCTGCCGCACGAAATTGGCGAGGCCGCGGCGATTGACGGAGCCGGTGAATGGCGGACCTTCTTCCAGGTCATGTTGCCCATGGCCAAGCCGGGCCTTGCCTCGGTGGCCATCTTCAACTTCCTGGGCCTCTGGAACCAGTACCTGATCCCCGTGGCAATCAACGCCGGCAATCCAAACAACTGGGTGCTTTCCCAGGGCATTGCGGCCTTCGCGGGCCAGCAGGGCTACGCAGTGGACTTCGGCTCGCTGTTTGCCGCAGCCATCATCGTGGTGGTTCCGGTACTCGTCGCCTACATCATCTTCCAGCGCCAGCTGCAAGGCTCGGTGTCGGCGGGAACTATGAAGTAA
- a CDS encoding EamA family transporter translates to MPSTTIASPPTTRLAPPALLFALASAATFALSGSFAKSLFEAGWSPGAAVAARIGGAAVVLLIPVIVTLVRQWDTVKGSLLRIAVYGVVPIALCQLFYFNAVSHLSVGVALLLEYLSPVLLVGWAWLTTRTRPRTLTILGAVFAMFGLVLVLDLAGGAHVSVEGILWGLAAAVCSAVFFIMSARSNDNVPPILMAGGGMAVGAVLILVLGISGLMPLAFTTSDVLFAGHQVPWFVPVLGLVLVTTVFAYVAGIVATRGLGSKVASFVALFEVLFAVVWAWILLGEMPRLVQLLGGLCIMGGVVMVRLDELRGVNRRGPSYAVDLENADAGPAVRGELN, encoded by the coding sequence ATGCCCTCGACGACGATCGCCTCCCCGCCCACCACCCGCCTGGCTCCGCCTGCCCTGCTGTTTGCGCTGGCCTCCGCGGCAACCTTTGCGCTGTCCGGATCCTTTGCCAAGTCGCTTTTTGAGGCCGGCTGGTCCCCGGGCGCCGCCGTGGCGGCCCGCATTGGCGGTGCCGCCGTCGTGCTGTTGATTCCGGTGATCGTGACGCTCGTGCGGCAGTGGGACACCGTGAAGGGTTCGCTGCTGCGCATCGCCGTGTACGGCGTGGTGCCCATTGCCCTGTGCCAGCTGTTTTACTTCAACGCCGTGTCCCATCTCTCGGTGGGGGTGGCACTACTGTTGGAGTACCTGTCGCCCGTGCTGCTGGTGGGCTGGGCGTGGCTGACCACGCGCACCCGGCCGCGCACGCTGACCATCCTGGGTGCCGTGTTCGCCATGTTCGGCCTGGTGCTGGTGCTCGATCTTGCCGGCGGCGCCCACGTCAGCGTCGAGGGAATCCTGTGGGGCCTGGCCGCAGCCGTGTGCTCGGCCGTCTTCTTCATCATGAGCGCGCGCAGCAATGACAACGTCCCGCCCATCCTCATGGCCGGCGGCGGCATGGCCGTGGGCGCGGTGCTGATCCTGGTGCTGGGCATCTCCGGCCTGATGCCGCTGGCGTTCACCACCTCCGACGTCCTCTTTGCCGGCCACCAGGTGCCGTGGTTCGTGCCCGTCCTGGGCCTGGTGCTTGTCACCACGGTGTTCGCCTACGTGGCGGGCATTGTGGCCACCCGCGGGCTGGGCTCGAAGGTGGCGTCGTTCGTGGCGCTCTTCGAGGTGCTGTTTGCCGTGGTGTGGGCGTGGATCCTGCTGGGCGAGATGCCGCGGCTCGTCCAATTGCTGGGCGGGCTGTGCATCATGGGCGGGGTGGTGATGGTGCGCCTGGACGAGCTGCGCGGCGTGAACCGGCGCGGCCCGTCCTATGCCGTGGACCTGGAAAATGCCGACGCCGGCCCCGCGGTCCGCGGCGAGCTGAACTAG
- a CDS encoding MurR/RpiR family transcriptional regulator, which produces MSTFTHSPAAVSAAGVVNRIQAKLPDMPAAMAKIGAFLLEHPQAPLELSIMELAEQTKTSPATVTRFCRLLGYAGYVPFRVSIASDVGRSDARESWKADIGRAFGPDDSARDVLSTLVNAHTRSLEETAALMDLALMNKIARRIAMSTHVDIYGIGGSAVMAKELQSRLYRIGINAHHWSEVHAGLTSAAIQDMNSVAIGISNTGRTEETIQMLREAGEAGALTVALSNNPGSPLAEGADAAIITSVHEQFLQPDDLSAKHVQLLVLDLIYLLVAQVNFSQTTSKLAASAMAVSPHRRPTRAARLELGNHRGARNGERNRKNV; this is translated from the coding sequence ATGTCGACGTTCACGCATTCCCCCGCAGCAGTCAGCGCTGCCGGCGTCGTGAACCGCATTCAGGCAAAACTACCCGACATGCCCGCGGCCATGGCCAAGATCGGCGCGTTCCTTTTGGAGCATCCGCAGGCGCCGTTGGAACTGTCCATCATGGAGCTCGCCGAGCAGACCAAGACGTCGCCGGCAACCGTGACGCGTTTTTGCCGCCTGCTGGGTTACGCCGGGTACGTGCCGTTCCGCGTGAGCATCGCCTCCGACGTCGGACGCAGTGACGCCCGCGAATCCTGGAAGGCCGATATTGGCCGCGCGTTCGGCCCCGACGACTCGGCCCGCGACGTCCTCAGCACCCTGGTCAACGCCCATACGCGTTCGCTGGAAGAGACTGCGGCGCTCATGGACCTGGCGCTCATGAACAAGATTGCCCGCCGGATCGCCATGAGCACCCATGTGGACATCTACGGCATCGGCGGCAGTGCCGTCATGGCCAAGGAGCTGCAGTCGCGCCTTTACCGGATCGGCATCAACGCCCACCACTGGTCCGAGGTCCACGCCGGCCTGACAAGCGCCGCCATCCAGGACATGAACTCCGTGGCCATCGGCATTTCCAACACCGGCCGCACCGAAGAGACCATCCAAATGCTGCGCGAAGCCGGTGAGGCCGGCGCCCTGACGGTGGCATTGAGCAACAACCCCGGCTCGCCCCTGGCCGAGGGTGCCGACGCGGCAATCATCACCTCGGTGCACGAGCAGTTCCTGCAGCCCGACGACCTTTCCGCCAAGCATGTGCAACTGCTGGTGCTCGACCTGATCTACCTGCTGGTGGCCCAGGTGAACTTCTCCCAAACCACCTCGAAGCTGGCCGCGTCCGCGATGGCCGTCTCCCCGCACCGCCGCCCCACTCGCGCCGCCCGGCTGGAACTGGGCAACCACCGCGGGGCGCGCAACGGCGAAAGGAACCGCAAGAATGTCTGA